CCAAGGTATCCGCATAGTCATTGAGGATATCGACGGTTTTCTCCTCTTCACCGAGCGCATCACCGATCAGCCGGAAGTCTTCCTTCCATGGATATCCTGGGCGGATAGCCAACACGGTCGGCGCGATATCGGAAAGCTGCCCGTACAGATCGTCCACGCGCAGTTGGCTGCCCACAATGAGATCGGGCTTGAGCTCCGCGATTTTTTCGACATTTACCTCCTGAATGGTGCCCACCGAAGGTACGTCTTTCACCTTGTCAGCCAGATAATCCGGCACTGGATTCGCACCCTTAGAGGTAACCATGCCTACCGGCTTAATCCCCAAGGACAGCACAGAGTCGAGCTCACCCATGTCCAGCACCACGACGCGCTCTGGCTTCTCTTTAATCTCAGTTTCACCATTGGCGTGCTTGATGGTGCGGGGGAATTGGCCCGGCTCAGCATCAGTTCCCAACTTGGCGGTTTCTTCATCAGCGGTACCAAAGCGCTCACCGCTATGGGAGACGCTTTCATTGCCCGGACCGCCCTTGGAATCGTCATTTTCGGCAGCACTGCAAGCAGACAGTGACAAGGCAATGGCGACGGCGGCAGCCATGCTTGATAGCAGGCGTTTTTTGTTAAACATTATTTCTGACATAATGGTTAGCCTAAGCTAACTTACTTATTTATTGAAAATAATATGACGCATACCAAATCAACGCTCCCCCCAATGGGTGTACCGAATACTCGTCGCCGCAGGTGGCGGGTCGGCGCCTTCCTTGCACTTGCACTTTTGCTAATGGTGCTTCTGATTGTGCTCAGCCTGTTCATCGGCGCGCAGTCTTTTACCCCCTCTGAAATAGTCGCAGGCCTCCGCGGCGGCCCCGGCAGCAGCACGGCTGGAGACATCCTGTATGAGCGACGAATCCCACGCACCGTCGCCGCCATCCTCGCGGGTACTGGGCTCGCGGTCGCCGGTTGCATTCTCCAGATCATCACCCGAAMCCCGCTGGCAGATACCGGAGTATTCGGCATGAACGCCGGCGCCGCCTTCGCGGCCGCGCTCGCTCTTAGCGTATTCGGGCTATCTTCMCCCCTAGCTTTTACCGCCGCTGCCTTGATCGGTGCGGGTGGCACCATGCTATTAGTTGCGCGCCTTGGCCGAGACATCTCTGGCGCCATAGATCCGCTCCGTATCGTGCTTGCCGGCGTGGCGTTAAGCGCTGTGTTCGAAGGCCTTTCTGAGGGCATGTCACTCCTAGATCCGCAAGCCTTTGCCCGAATCAAGGCATGGATGGTGGGCAGCATGGATATTGCTTCTACCACCCCGCTTTATCTCATGGGGTGCGGATTGGCCGTCGCCGCAGTGATGTTGGTTTTCCTAGCGCCCCGCCTGACCGTCCTGCCGCTGGGTGAACACGCTGCAGAAGCACTTGGCATCAACGTAGCCCAAACCCGCGCACTGGCCCTCTTTGTTGTATCTTTGCTCGCCGCAACGACCACTGCCGCAGTCGGCGTCTTAGCATTTGTCGGCATGCTTGTCCCCCATTTGGTTCGCCAAGTAGGCATCACCAATGAGCGCGATCAGATTTGGATTAGTGGGTTAATCGGTCCAAATCTGCTTCTCTTCGCCGACATCATTGGGCGGCTTATCTTGCCCGGCGAGTTACCCGCCGGAGTAACCGTCGCAATAATCGGTGCTCCTTTCCTCATTTTCCTTGCACAACGCAAGCAGGTGGTTCTATGAGGACCACAGACCTAAATGCCACGCGAGCCGCTACCACCTCGGTACGCACCATCGCTGCGCGATACCGCCGCCGCGAAACAATTGTGCTTTTTGTGGGCGTCGCCGCAGTCCTTCTCGCTGCCGTCGTAGCGCTGACGTACCCTGGCGCAGGACTAGATCGCGTGTCGGCTTGGCAGGCGCTTATTCACCCCGACTCCGGCTTCGGCACCACCGTAATCTACGAATGGCGCTTGCCCAGAGTCACCGCTGCCATCGTGGTAGGGGCTGGCCTCGCTATTGCCGGCACGCTTTTTCAGACCGTAACCCGCAACCCGCTGGGCTCGCCCGACATCATTGGTTTTAACACCGGTGCCTATACCGGGGTGATCGTGGTGAGCTACTTAGGGTTCAGCAGTTTTATTAACGTCGCATTAGGAGCGGTGGTTGGGGGCGGGATCACCGCACTGATCATCGTCGTCCTAGCCCTACACAGGCAGGTAAGCGGCATGCGACTCATCCTGGTCGGTATCGGAGTCTCCCTTACGCTCTCCGCGGTCAACCGTTACCTCATCTTGAGCGCAGATTTGGACACGGCTATGGCTGCGGCCACGTGGGCTGCTGGTTCGCTCAACGGCATTGAATGGATTTTCGTCGGCCCAGCGGCCATCGTGCTGGCACTAATCATCGTGCTAACTTTCACGTTGAGGTCGCGTTGCGAGGCCCTAGAGCTTGCCGATGACACCGCCTACTCCCTCAGCCTAAATGTAACCCGCACCCGCCTTGTTCTAGTGTTCCTCTCTGCCCTTTTAACAGCACTGTGCACCGCGCTGGCCGGTCCGATTTCTTTCGTAGCCTTAGCGGCACCACACCTGACAAGGTTCCTTACCGGTGGCCAACGAGTCAGCCTCCCTGCTGGTGCACTTATCGGCGCCACCTTGCTATTGGTCTGCGACATCATAGGGCAACAGCTTTTCCACCCCACCATGCTTCCGGTTGGCGTCGTAACCGTCACCTTGGGCGGCACATACCTGATCATCCTCATGCTCTTCGCGCACCGCACCTACCGCAGGTAATTTTGAAAGGACTTTCCCCAAAATGGCTTTCCCAGATTCAGACAGCGATGGAGACATCGCGGTAGCAGTACAGGGCGCTACCGTCACTTACGGTGACTTCACCGCCGTAAACAACGTAAGCGTGGATTTCCCGCGCGGAAAATTTACGTGCATTATTGGCCCCAATGGCTGTGGCAAATCCACGCTTCTGCGCGCTATGGCGCGAGTATTGCCCACAGAGGCAGGCACTATTTCCTTAGAAAACAAAGCGATTGATTCTTTCGGCCGCAAAGAATTATCGCGGCGCATCGCGCTCATGGCCCAAGATGCAATAGCCCCTGAACATCTCACCGTAACGGAACTGGTAGCACGTGGCCGGTTCGCACACCTGGGAGCGTTGGGGCAACGCAGCAGCCAAGACTTCGACAAGGTATCCCAAGCAATATCGACGGTGGAACTGGATTCGCTGGCTGACCGGCGAATGAATGAATTATCCGGCGGTCAACGCCAACGCGCTTGGTTGGCCATGGCGCTAGCCCAAGACACCCCAGTGCTCCTACTGGATGAGCCCACAACCTTTTTGGATTTGGGCTATCAGCATGACTTGCTCACTCTGGTGAGAAACCTCAGCGAAAACGAGGACAAAACAGTCATCGCCGTAGTACACGACCTCCAGCAAGCGATACGTTTCGCCGACCATCTAGTAGCGATGCAAAGCGGGCAGTTAGTCGCCCACGGAAATCCCGTGGACATAATCACCTCAGAACTAATTGAGCACCTATATGGCCTACCCGTAGAGGTTACCAAGGCTGGGCAGCAAGGACGGACAGTAATCATTCCAGACTGAAGTTTGAAGTGTCCCAGGTTTTTCCTCTGAGTAGACGGGAAATCTGAACTAGGGCCTGACCCCCGGAAAGTAGACACATCGGGGGTCAGGCCCAGCGGATTCATAAGGCCTTGGACTACGCCACCCCACAAAAAGTGGAAACCGAATACTATCTCACTCAGCCCATCAACACAGGGTCGTAAACGGAGCGGAACTCAACCCAGGACGCTTCAAAATTTGGGAATCACCTACCCGTGGCCATTTCCTCTTTATCTTTATCCGGCCATACGGTCACTACTTTGTACGTGTTGTAGACCATTGCTACGAATACAACAATATTTCCAAAGATGAGCCACTGCGGTGCATCGTTCGGCAGAACTATCTGTAGAACAGCACTCACGAAACACAGCATTGCAATGTTCGTACCCAACGAGATGATCAGCATTCTACGTCCAAGGCTCATTTTTATCCCTTACTTTTTCGTGTTTCTTATATTTATCCGCACTGGTCAGCGGCTGTTATGATAGAGCCAGATGCGTTTGCCATGGTAACCGCAGCCATCGTAGGCCCAATAGGGCCTGTGAGCGGCGCGGACGCGACTTCGACTGCGGATCCCACAGTTGCTGCGCCCCTAGAAGGACAGCCCCCGCACACCCAGCAGCAGACCGAGTCTGAATGAGAGTTGCGTCGACCAACTCTGGATCAACATTCGTTGAATACTTTGCAGCGATCTGGTTGCCCTCTACCGAGTATTCGATGTTTACTTTCTCTCCAGTGATGAGAGTCTTTGAAGTGGGCAGAGCTTCTTCTTTGCCATTCGGGCTTTCTACAACTACTGCGTCTGCTTCTTTATGAACATTGCCGTTTACTACTTCAGCGGAGTATCCACTCTCATTAGCGTCATTGATTACGAGAAGTGCCTGTTGCTCCTCCTGGGCCTTAGCAATCCTTTCCTTAAGGACATCATTTCCCGTCCCTGTGTTGGTTGACTGCTGAACCTCGTTCTGAGAATTTTCTGCGGATGTAGCGACTGGCACTGGTACGAGTACAGAAGCTAGTGCGATAGAAGCAGCAAGCTTAGTTCCAAACTTCAAGGAAAACCTCTTTTTGAATTCTGGAATACGAATGAACTCAGGTGGATGATAAGGTCTGCGCTCGTCCTGCGCAAGACATAACTGGAATATCCCCTTTTGACCTTTAAGCCCCAAGACACACTTTTTGTCGCATATGCCACGAAGCCCCACAAGCTTCAGCTTGTGGGGCTTTATGTTGTGCCAGGTAGAAGATTCGAACTTCTGAAGGCAATGCCGGCGGATTTACAGTCCGCTCCCTTTGGCCGCTCGGGCAACCTGGCATGCACTCTGCGGTGCGTGTATGTACTTTACTATGAATCACCCACCTACCTCCAAATCGCCAGCGCAGCGGGGAGAAATGGAATGTTAGGAGGGGCCACCAGCAAGCAGCTAGCCCACTCGGCGAACGGTGTAATCCGCGAGCTGGCGCAGCGCTTGGCTAGCGGAATTTTCCGGCAGTACGGAAAGCTGTTCTTCTACCGTGCGTAGGTAGGCATTAATGTCCTCTAGCGCCCTCTGCCGGCCGCCAGACTGGCGCAGGAGGGCGATGGCACGCTCGACCTCAGCATCGGTTTCTAGGGGTCCTGTCAGCAGCTCACGCAGCTGGTCGCCCACTTCCCCGTCCTCTTCCAGGGCGTAGAGGACGGGGAGGGTAAACACGCCCTCTCGCAGGTCGGTGCCCGGGGTCTTTCCGGAGTCTTTCGGATCGGAGAAGATATCGATGACATCGTCCACGATCTGGAAGATCATGCCGATGGCACCGCCAATGCGGTACAGCGCCGCAGCGTGGTCGGCCGAGGCGCCGGAGTGGTACGCGCCGAGGTAACCGGCAGAGGCGATAAGCACCGCGGTCTTTTCCTGAATAACGGCCATGTAGTGGTCCACGGGGTTGGCTTCACCGGCACCGATGGTCTCGCGCATCTGGCCGGTCACCAGCTCTTCAAAGGTATCCGCGAAGTGGCCCACGGTATGGGTATCTAGTTGGCTCATCAGGCGGGAGGCGTGCGCGAGGAGGGCATCACCGGCAAGGATGGCCACGGAGTTATTCCACCGGGAGTTGGCGGATTCCACGCCGCGGCGGCGGTCCGCCTCATCCATCACATCATCGTGGTACAGGGTGGCAACGTGCACCATCTCCACAACGGTGGCGGATTTAATAACCTCTTCACAGCCCGGTTTGGCGCCGTACTCAGAGGCAAGCAGGGCCATCATCGGGCGAAAGCGCTTGCCGCCCGCCTTGGACAGATGGCTTACCTTGTCCTTCAAGAAGTCCTGGCCGCGGTCAGTTTCACTGCGCAGCTTTTCTTCTACTGCTTCCATGCCCGCGCCAATGCGTTCATTAAGCTGTGGATCACCAAGATCCACGTGAGTGGCATGCGAGTGGCCGTGAGTCATTAAATAGCGTTCCTTGCAATTAAAAGCCAGAGATAATCGTTTATCTACCGTAGTCCAAACCAGCCCCCTTAACACACTTGAGGGGTTGAACTAGTGCAATGATAGTCCCTATGTCGGAACAGATCGATTCCCCCCGCCCTGTCGAAGTCGCCATCATCGGCGCAGGACCCGCCGGAGCCGCTGCGGCCATCCACGCCGCCCGCGCTGGCTATGAGACTATCCTCATTGATTCAGCCACATTCCCCCGCGATAAAACCTGCGGCGATGGCCTCACCCCACGGGCAATGCACCAGCTAGACAAGCTTGGCATCACCATTAACGCCGTCTACCGCAACCGCGGGCTTAAGCTGCACGGCTACGGCGGGGRCGTCMCCSCCCCSYGGCCGCMGACCYATCCTTCCCMGGKGGGCACTGCCCYGCCGCGCTTTAGGCTCGATGCGCAGCTGGTAGAGGCTGCCACCGCCGCAGGTGCCACGCTTATATCCGGTACCCCCGCGAGCGCCCCGGTCATGGAGGGCAACCGGGTGACCTCGTTTCGCATCGGCGAGCAGATTATTCGGCCGAAATGGCTCATCGTGGCCGATGGCGTGCGTTCTACCTTTGGCAAGCAATTGGGCCGCACCTGGCACCGCGATGAGGTCTATGGCATCGCCGCGCGCTCCTATGCCGCCTCCCCTCAGGCAACCGAGCCGTGGATGCACTCGCACGTGGAATTAAAAGACGAAGACGATTCCGTCCAGCCCGGCTACGGCTGGATTTTCCCGTTGGGCGCAGAGCTTGGGCAGGTCAATATCGGCGTCGGTGCGCTATCGACCGCACAGCGGCCGGCCAAGATTAATACCAAAAAGTTGCTGGAGTTCTACGCCGCCCAGCAGCGCGCGGAGTGGGGCCTTGGGGACATCGAGCATGTCACCTCTGCCCTGCTGCCCATGGGCGGGGCGGTCTCTAATGTGGCGGGGGCCAATTGGRTGCTCATTGGTGATGCCGCCGCGTGCGTCAACCCCTTAAACGGCGAGGGCATCGACTACGGCCTCGAGACCGCAGCGCTCGCGATGGGCATGCTCGGGCCGAAGGATTTCACCCTCGCGTGGCCGGCCACCCTGCGCGAGCACTATGGCGAATCCTTCCTGCTTGCGCGCACGGCCGCCCGCCTGTTGACCTACCCGCAATTCCTGCCCGTGGCGGGCCCATTAGCACTGCGCGGTCCGGTGGGCCGCTTGCTGATGCCCGCTGCCGCACGCCTCATGGGCAACCTCATCACGGAGGAAGACCGCGACCTTATCGCCCGCCTGTGGCGCACGGCGGGCCGCAGCATAGGGGCCGTCCGGCGCGATACGCCCCTGTGGGCCTCCACCGCGGCGGTCTAGGAGGGCTGTAAGGGGTTTACTTCAGGGCATCGGCAAGCGGCTTCGTTGCCGAGTGCAAGGCGACGATGCCCAGGGTGAGGTTTTGCCAGCCCGCGTCGGCCCAGCCATTGCGGTTGATGGCCGCCGCCAACTCCTCTTGTCCAGGCCAAGCGCGGATGGATTCCGCGAGGTAAATATAGGCATCCGGGTTGGAGGAGACCACGCGCGCAACCGGGGGCAGCAGGCGCATGAGGTATTCCTTGTACACGGTGCCGAATACCGGGACGATGGGGGTGGAAAATTCCGCCACCGCCAGGCGCCCGCCCGGCTTGGTCACGCGCGCCATTTCCCGCAGCCCCAGCTCGTAATCGTGGATATTGCGCAGGCCATAGGAGATGGTGACGGCGTCAAACGTATTATCCGCAAAGGGCAATTTCATGCCATCGCCGGCCACCTTGGGTACGTCGCGCTCGCGTCCGGCGGCGAGCATGCCGCGCGAAAAATCGCAGGCTACGCACCACGCGCCGGATTTGGACAGCTCTTCTGTGGATACCGCGGTTCCGGCCGCGAGGTCGAGGACCTTCTCCCCCGGCTGCAGGTTAAGGCGCTCGCGGGTGCGCTTGCGCCAGCGCTTGTCCTGTCCAAAGGACAAGACGGTATTGGTGAGGTCGTATTTTTCGCCGACGGCGTCAAACATGCGCGCGACGTCGAAGGGCTTTTTATCCAGATCTGCCTTAGACACAAATGCCTAGTCTAGGCTACGCGCGCCCCAAGGGCACGAGCCGCCCACCGCGGCAGCTCTGGGCGCTGCCCCAAAATGGTCAGCGGCACCCGGCGGGTATCTTCCAGCACCTCTTCGTAATAGCCCACCAGCTGCTCGCACAGCGCGGTCCACGTCTTCGAAGAAATGGAGGCGCGGGCATTATCCCGCAACTCCGCATGGATCTCTGGGTTTAAGAGCGCATCGACGGCATTGGGCAGGTCATCGACAAAGCTATCCACGTCTAAGAGCAGGCCGTTATAGCCTTCTTGGATAAGGTCCACGGGCCCGCCTGCCCGCGGGCCGATGGTGGGCACGCCAGAGGCTTGGGCCTCCTGGATGGACTGGCAGAAGGTTTCAAATTCGCCGGCGTGCACAAAGACATCGAGCGAGGCATAGGCCTGAGCCAGCTCCTCACCGCTGAGCGCGCCGGTGAACACGGCGTTGGGAAGCTGTGCCTCCAATAGCGGGCGCTCGGGGCCGTCACCGACGATGACCAGCTGAATATCCTCGCGGCCATTAAGCGCGGACAACCGGTGCACGCCCTTTTCCGCGGCCAAGCGGCCGACGAAGCCGACGATGTTTTTCTTTCCACTGCGGTCCCAGCTGCGGCGCAGGCTAGCCGAGCGCTTTTGGGGATGGAAAAGCTCGGTATTGACGCCGCGGCCCCAATGGCGCACGTGCTTGATGTGGTGTTTTTCCAAATCCCGGATGGTCAGCGAGGACGGCGCCAAGGTCATCTGGCAGGAGTTGTGGATCGTGCGCAGCCACTCCCACACAGCGTAAGCCAAGGCGGAGGCGTGGTACTTGGTGGCGAATCCTGCGACATCGGTTTGGTAGAGCGCCACTGCCGGAATGCGCTGTKGGCGGGCCRAAAATGCGCCCGCCGCACCCAGCACAAACGGGCTAGCTAGGTGGATGATATCGGGCTTGAACTTCCGCAGCGCATCATCCACGGCCGTGGTCGGCACGCCCACCGGCAACGAATCCACCAGCGGCACGCGCACGGTGGGCACGCGGTAAATGGGAAAGCCCAAGTAATCAGGGATTTCTTCTTGGCCCTCGCGGGCACCGGGGGCGATGACAATCGCATCGTGTCCGGTTTCTTGCAGGTGCTCCAAAACGCGCAGCACCGAGTTTGTCACGCCATTGACATTGGGGAGGAACGATTCAGCCACGATTGCAACTCGCATGCCACCATAATGACCTATTTTCCTTGGCCTTTGGTGAATCCAATGAAAAATCTGGGTAAATTATTTTTCAGCCCGATTTTCAGCGCGGCGGGTGGTCACGGTAATAAGCCGCCACAGCCCCACGGCGGCAAGCGTAGACACAACCGCCACGGATAGCGCCGGTATGACCGCCAAGGTCCACTCGCGGCCTTCTACCTTCACCAAATCCGGATTATCCTCGGCATACTGCACCCATACCTGCTGGCCCTCGCCCAAGTCCGTGGGATAGAGCAAGCCTTGCCGCGGGGAATGATAGATCCCGTCGCTATCTTGAAAATCCACGGTGGTGCGCAGCGCGCCGACGTCCTTGACCGTTGCCAAAGCCCGGCTAGGCTGCGCGGAAATGGCGCGGTCATTGAGGAGGGGGCCTACCACCAGGCCCACCGAGCCCACGATCAGCGCCACGTAGATGGCCAGCACGAGCTGGTGCAGCCGACGCCGAACAACCGCGGGCCTATAGCGCGGGGCCACTTACTGGCCCACCTTCTGCGTGAGCTTATCCTGCAGCGCCCGGCGCGTGGCACGGGTGGTCTGCGCCTCCACGATGGTGATGCCCGTGGAGTATTCCTTAAGCTCTGCCAGGGTATCCAGCAGCTCCTGCGGGGTGGTCACCAGACGGTAGTCTGCGTCATAAGCCTCTGCCAGCTTGTCGATGCCCACCCCATGCGGCGTTCCAAAGGCCGGCTCGAAGGCATCGCGAAGCGCGGGCGCGCCTTGTTCCAGGGTTTCAAAGATGCCGCCGCCATTGTCATTGGCCACCACGATGGTGAGGTTCTCTGGCCGCGGCTGGTCCTCCGGGATCAGCAGCCCGTTGGCATCGTGCAAAAAGGTCACATCCCCTACCAGGGCCATCACGCGTGGGGCGCGCCAATTAGTGGGATCCAGCGATTGCGTGGCCAGGGCCACGCCGATGGCTTGGGAGACGGTGCCATCGATGCCCGCCACCCCGCGCGGGGCGTAGGTATCCACGCCGTCAAAGGGCAGCCCGATGAGGGAGGCATCGCGCACCGGATTCGAGGCGCCGAGCACCACCGTGTCATTGACCGCGAGCGTATCGCCTACCGCCGCCGCTACGTGCAGGCCGGTGAACCCGAGTTCTTCATCCTCCAGGGTTGTGCGCACGGCCTCGCCGACCATGTCGGTCGCGCCTTGGCAGATCTTGAGCCACTCGCGGCTTGGCTCCCCGGTGGTCTTGACGGTGGTGCCAAGGCGCGCGTTATCCCCGCGCTGGTTGGTAAAGTCCGCCGTGCGCGAGAGCACCACCAGCTCGATATCCGGGTCATTCATCAGCGCGAGCACGCCGCGATGCAGCGTGGGATGGCCCACCACGATGACCTGCTCGACCTTGGTATTGACCACGTAGTCATTGGCGGAGACCTGCGCCTTGCGGAAAATATGCGCCGCGGCCGGGTGCACGGGGTGGAAGGGCCCCGGCGCGGAGGGCTCCGCGATGGTCGGCACGTCTTCTAGGCCCTCGACCTCCCAGGCCTCATCGCCGGCGATAACAAGGGTATTTTTGCTCAAGTCCACCGCGACCTCGCCGTGGTCATAAAACCGCGGGGTGGCCGCGCGGGTGCCATCGCCACCTACTCGCTCCGGCAGGCTATCTCCTACCAGGGGTGCGTCAAAGGCGATATTGATGTGTACCTGGAGGTCGCGCTCAAACCGCTCTGCAATCGCGGCGATATCCTCTTCCGCATTGACCTGGGTGGTATCCGCATAGACGCCGAAGATGCCATCTTGCACGATGGTTTGGGAGGCGCCGGTGCCGATCAACCGCTCCGGGCGGTCCGCGCTGATAATGGCAAGCGGGGTATGGGAATAGTGCGCCTCAACCACCGCGGGCAGCGTATTGGCCACGGCCGTGCCGGAGGTCATCACCACCCCGACGTGGCGGTGCTGCACGCGCGCCATTCCTAAGGCGGTAAACGCAGCGCCGCGCTCATCAATGCGCGTATGCACCCGGATATCCTCGCGCGCGAGGAGGGCGAGCGACAGCGGTGCGTTGCGGGATCCCGGGCACAGCACCACATCGGTAAGGTGGCGCGCCAATTGGGCGGCCACCTGTTCAGCCAGCTGCATCGATTCATTCATGCTGCCAGATTTTACCTACTGCGGCGCAGCGGCCGGCAATCGCGCCGCGCCGCCGCCTTGCCTATAGCCGGTACCGCTGGTTAGCCCTGCTGCTGGTTGCCGCCATTGCCAAAGAGATCCCGCAAAAGGCGTTCCACGTCGAGGTCATCGCCTTCTTCCAGGCGGTCCTGAATTTCCGGTGGCAGCTCGGTAGGAATATCTTCGGGGAGATCGTCTTGCAGATTCGGCAGATTGCGCAGGCGCTCAGAAATACCAGGGCCCGCATCCTCGGTCTCGGTCACTGTGGTGGGCACCTGCGTGGTGGTGGTTTCCGTCACCGGTTCTGGCGCGGGCTTATCGGCATCGCTCGCGGCATTGCGCCACAAGAAGAACAGGGCGCCCGCCGCCAGGATGGCAACGACGGCGATGGCGGCAAAGACCCCGGCCATCCCGCCGTTTTTCTTCTTTCCCCTGCCGCGCTGGTCCGGGTCATAGTCCGACGGCACCGGCTCATACTGCTGCTGGGCGTATTGTTGCTGGCCATACTGCCCACCGGGCTGCTGATAGTTTTGTTGGTAATTCTGCTGGTAATCGGCGTTCGCGTCGAATTGCCGCGTCTCATTCTGCGGCTGCTGCGCGCCCGGGAAATACTGCTGTGGGCGCTGGCTGCGGGCATTACCGCCCGCATTATCTGGGACGCGGCCTATCTGGCGCGTGGCATCCTCGGCCGGGCCAGACCACTGGCGGGTCTCGTCAGTGCCGCGCCCMTCATCATGAGAGCCTTTTCGGCCATTGGAACCGTTTTCACCAAAGCCATTATTTKTCATGCCTACCAGATGTACATCATTTTCCTGTGAGATCCCAGGGAATCTCCCAGATGCCAGCGTTGGACCGAGGGGAGATGCTAGCTCTGCAGCTGGCGCGCCCGCAGCGCCCGTCCGGTCGCGGTATCTTCCGCGGCCAGCTGGCTTGGGGTGGCATCCGCGATGATCTGCCCGCCGTCCGCACCGGCGCCGGGGCCCATTTCAATGATGCGGTCCGCGCTCGCTAGAACGTTGAGATCGTGCTCGATGACGATCACGGTATGCCCGGCATCGACAAGCTTGTGCAGCTCCGCATTGAGCAGGGCAATATCGGCTGGGTGCAGGCCGGTGGTGGGCTCATCCAGCATGTAGACCGTGTGCCCGCGCCGCGAATTGCGGGAGCGCTGCAGTTCCGTGGCGAGCTTGATGCGCTGCGCCTCGCCGCCGGAAAGCTCCGGCGCACCCTGTCCCAAGCGGAGGTAGCCCAGGCCCACGGCCTGCAGCGTGGC
This is a stretch of genomic DNA from Corynebacterium accolens. It encodes these proteins:
- the menD gene encoding 2-succinyl-5-enolpyruvyl-6-hydroxy-3-cyclohexene-1-carboxylic-acid synthase, which codes for MNESMQLAEQVAAQLARHLTDVVLCPGSRNAPLSLALLAREDIRVHTRIDERGAAFTALGMARVQHRHVGVVMTSGTAVANTLPAVVEAHYSHTPLAIISADRPERLIGTGASQTIVQDGIFGVYADTTQVNAEEDIAAIAERFERDLQVHINIAFDAPLVGDSLPERVGGDGTRAATPRFYDHGEVAVDLSKNTLVIAGDEAWEVEGLEDVPTIAEPSAPGPFHPVHPAAAHIFRKAQVSANDYVVNTKVEQVIVVGHPTLHRGVLALMNDPDIELVVLSRTADFTNQRGDNARLGTTVKTTGEPSREWLKICQGATDMVGEAVRTTLEDEELGFTGLHVAAAVGDTLAVNDTVVLGASNPVRDASLIGLPFDGVDTYAPRGVAGIDGTVSQAIGVALATQSLDPTNWRAPRVMALVGDVTFLHDANGLLIPEDQPRPENLTIVVANDNGGGIFETLEQGAPALRDAFEPAFGTPHGVGIDKLAEAYDADYRLVTTPQELLDTLAELKEYSTGITIVEAQTTRATRRALQDKLTQKVGQ
- a CDS encoding DUF3592 domain-containing protein translates to MAPRYRPAVVRRRLHQLVLAIYVALIVGSVGLVVGPLLNDRAISAQPSRALATVKDVGALRTTVDFQDSDGIYHSPRQGLLYPTDLGEGQQVWVQYAEDNPDLVKVEGREWTLAVIPALSVAVVSTLAAVGLWRLITVTTRRAENRAEK